The Candidatus Cloacimonadota bacterium region CTAAATGAAGATCCGGCACCGCCACCAGTACCAGCAAAGGCACCGCTACCAGTACCAGTACCACTACCTGTTCCACCACCTGGGCGTCGCGCCGAAAAGCCTTCCTGTACCGTAACAATACTATAGGAAGGAGCGATGCTGGTGCTAGCAGCGTCAAATCCGCCGGCGAAAGCTGCATCCAGAGCAGATGAGCCTCGTGCAGCAGTTCCTGTTCCACCGGGTGTCCCCTCAGTAGTAGGAGTTTCTGCCGTTTCCGCTGGTGCTGCTTGGGGAACATACGTTCCAGTAGGTTCAGTAATATCGGCTTTTACTTTTTGTGCTTCACCCTGAAGAGTTTGCAGTTTTTGGGTAACGGTCTCTTCGTAAGAATACTCTGGTTTAAGGAAGATATCGAATATTACCACAAACACTAAAGACAGCAATAAAACCAACCAAACAATCATTCGGTTGAAGCGGCTTACTGCATCGGGCCTGGCTCTACGAGCATATTGAGCAACAATCTGTTTTTCTTCTGGAGTGAGTACAATTACCCATGGTTCCCTATATTCAAAATCTACACTCCAATCGGGAGCAAGAGTAAGAGTTCCTTTGATGTCTTTCTTTAAAACCAATTGGTTACCAGAAAGCAGATTGTTTTGTTTAAGATAGTTACTGTCAACTGCATTGCCGCCTTTTTCAACACTCAATTGAGCGCCGGGTAACAATTGCATTACATACTCGCCACCTTTTTGCTGGATAAATAAATGCTTATCAGGAAAGGAGGGCTCTAGAATCTGCCATTGCAAGAATTTGTTTGAACCAATGGTAAAGTTCTTCTTGATTTCTTTGCCTTCTTTGGCGTAATCTAGGAATTTACCTTTGTAGTTCAATCTGAGACTTAGTATTTTTGCCATAAGACCTCCAATTATCTGACTGATGCAGAACTGTATGTCCTCAACCAGTCCACATCCTCAAGCGTTGCGAAGTAAATATTCTCATAACCCACGGAGGTGCCTGCGCTCACTATTTGAGTTATATATCCACAGGGAAGATTTGCATCTGCCTGTACAATGAGACAGGCGTCGCTTTTCTTCTCTTCCGGAATTGCGGCGAAATCTAAAGTAAGAAAATTCTGCAATGCGGCGCGAGTTTCGCCATCTTCCACTAATTGTTGAGGTGTTCCTAAGGTGAGGTTTCCCACACCCAGTTTTACTTCATTTAAATATAGTTTGATAGGCGTAACAGTGGCATTCTCTAATAGCTTATCGGTAGATATGGTGGTAGGATACCTCATATCCGGAAGTTCTGAAATCTTCACAGCTTCCATCGATACATTTTTGATAAGGAATACCAATATTATTGTAAGAACGTCCAAAAGAGAAGTTATCGATAGATTTTTAACATCTTCAACCTTACGGCGTACTTGCCGTCCTCCCTTTTGTTTACGTGAAAATTGACTATTTGAACTCATAATTTCCTCCCCAAACTCTAATAGAAATATACGGCTTTGGGGTTGCGATAATGTACCGTTACAAATCCGTTTGTTTTACACAGGTCAATGGTGCGGACAAGAGTATCATAAATCACGTCAGGATGTACGATTACGGCAATTTCCGTAGTATCGGAATACTTCTCTTTAAGTTGAGCAAGTAGATCATTCAGACGAGTATAGTCATATACATTCTCATTCAGCCATGGTAATTTGTGTATCTCAGCATCCGGTTCTCTTACTTCCATACCAGGAAATAATCCTGCATCATCATGCTGTTTGATCATGAGATGTATTTCAACTATCTTATCCTGATTACCGCCTCCGGGGCCGTCTCCTCCGCCACTACCTGTCGAGTCTGAAGCGAAGTTCAAAGCCAAAAGAGACACCTGAATTGTTATCATCAACATCAAAAACGGTATGATGGTAATGAATAGATTCATTATAGGAACCAAATTGGGTTCCTGGGGTGCCGTCTGACCTTTTTGTTGCCTCGCCTCAGAAGGACGATATGGTCGACGATATCCAGCCATAATCTTTATTCCTTGATCTGGTTGTTAATATGGTTTACCAGTTTAACGCTGTATTCGTCGATGTCGCTGATAAGATTCTGAGCGCGGGTGAAAAGTCCACCTTTGATCAGAGTGAGAGGGATAGCACCGATCAAACCAAATGCCGTTGTTCCGATAGCCAGTCGAATACCATTGGTAAGAGCGGCATTTTGAGCAGCACCAGTAAGACCTTCAAGCGCAGAGAAAGCCTGGATCAAACCAAAAATGGTTCCCAGAAGTCCCAAATAAGTGGAAACCTGAGCTAAAGTGTCAAACCAGAACAAGCCACCATCGAGCTTATGCACTTTTTGAAGCACGGCTTCGTCAAAGGCATTTTGCACGGAGATGCGAGCTTCCTCACCCTTTTTGCCGGATTTGCGAACATCCTTGAACACAGATAATCCACTCCAAAAAATAAAGCCCATGGTCGTTCCCTTAAACTGGTCAGCAATCTTAGTGGCTTCTTCAATTTGGTCGTTTTTAACAAAGTTTTTCAGTTTGAAGAAGAACTTCTCGGCATCAATCTTTTCACGAAAATATAGCTGAATATAGCGAACTATAGCCAATGCCAAACCGATGAGAAAGTTGATAAGGATTAGATATGCAAATTCTCCGCTATCGCGAAACAAAGTAATGAGACCTCCTCCTCCACCGGTTGAGGCTGTTGTTTCTGGTACTACCTCTGCGCCATTTTGTGCAAAGAGGAACCCTACACTCATCAACAGGGCGATTACAACGAGTATGATATGCTTGCTTTTCATTTTGACTCCTTAAGCCATTTATTTAATAGTAATTCACTGTTTTCTTGAACGATTTTATCATCCAGTACAAAACGATATTTTCCAGTAACAAAAAACGTATCAGATTTTGATTTGTATATTCCGGAAGCCGGCGCCATGTCATTGACGTTGATTTCGATAACTTCAGTATCAACTATAGCTCCTTGAATTCTCGGTTCCGGTGTAGGCGTAGGCTGAGAATCTGCTTGTTGTGCTACAAGAAATGTACTAAACAAACTCAACAAGAGCAATAAAAACAAAGTCTTTTTCATCGGATTTCCTCCTTTCCGGCTTGCGCATAAGAGATTTTTGCCAAAAATCCTCGGTATATAGAGCTATTAGATATCTCGAAACGAAGTATGTTTCGACCAGTAACGACGTTCTGTGCTGGGATCAGGATCTCTCCTTTATAGATTGTGAGAGGATCAGGATCGTAATCAAATATCGCATTACCTATCTCTGAACCGTTCAAAAACACGCTTACGGTTTCAGGTGCGATGAATTCTATTTTTCCTTGCTTAAACTCTGAATCCATAATGAATTCTGTTTCGAGTATCAGATTATTAACGGGTCCATCTAGTTCTGAGACCCAGATAGGGCGGGCAGCACTTTGTTCCATATCAGCCAAGTTTTCCCATGTGATATTCCATTCGCTGGCTTCTGAGGCATAATCAGAACTCTCCTCACCCGTTTCAGGATCAACATTGATTACGCGCCAACCTTGGTTTGTAAACAGATTTTTTTGCTCGGGGGGGATGTTTTCACGAATTCGCTGTAAACTGGTCATCATCTGAAGAGCAAGAGCCGCTTGCATTGCATTCGAACTGGTGTTTCCCATCGATACTTCAATTACATTGTTGCCCTGAGTAAATAGTTCGCCGGGAATCAAATAACTGTATCGAGTGGTTATTGGCTTGCTGGCATCTAAGCTGTCAACAGCTACCCAGCTCGAATTAACCAAACTGCCATTAAGCTTAACCTCCATATCTAAGGGAAATACAACATGTAAGTAGGCAAAATTTGGTTCTAGGTCCAGATTAAACTCACGCTCAATACGCAAAGTTGTATTAGCAGGAATCATAGTGTTACCCAATGCTTGACCTTTGGGGCTTTGAATTTGGCTAATACTAAGATCTGAACCTCCAGGTTCAAGACTCTGTTGCCAATTGTTATCTAAGGTCAAATCCATACTGCGATAATCGATGCTCTGGTTGTATTCTTCTAATGCAGCTTTAGCAGCATGGGTTGCATCAGACTGGTATCCTGCTAAATGGTACTGAGTATAGATTTGATTATTCCAAATAAGCGAATTGATGATGTAATCCTGAGTTTCTTGAGCTACAAAACCATTAAGCTGATTCTCAGCATCGGTACCCCATTGAGATGTATAATACTGGCCTTGTTCGGTAATTTGGAAGAAAGTGCGAATCTGTGTACCAACAACTTCGGCGCCTCTGTTATATATCTTAGAGATTAGGGTATAAGCGTCGATTTGTCTTTCATTATCGATGGCATAACCACTCTCAGCTGCTTCACGCATCAGGTTACGAACCTTGCTTACTTCTGCTTCGATAGTATCTTTATATTTTGGGATGCGGCGATCTCCACCACCAAGGTTTACATCCCATTTAGTAAGGCTATTAACTCTTATTTGCTGAGCAGGAGTCTGAGTAAAGATAGCGCTTCTTTCTAATGCGTTCAGCCGTGAATCGTAACTCTCAAGGAAAGCAATGCGCTTCTGAATATCGTCGTATTCTCGTTGAACATTATTAAACACAGTATAAATCTCTTCACCAAAACTCAAGCCCTCTTTCTTATAGGCAGATTCTACAGAGAGATAACGATCTCGTGCGGCTAAAGCACCTTCATAATCGCCATTGAGATAAGCAGTATCGAATTCATTGGCAATAGAACCTAGTTCAGTTAATGCCACATTCTGATAATAGCTACTCTTGGTAGAATCTTTCAAATAAATATCGCGGGCTATACGGTTATATTCCTCTGTTTCATTACGATCGTAATATCCCTTGGCCATATATTCCATATAAGGCACTGTATCCGAGTGGTCGGGATATGTGGCGATAAAGCGATTCATCAGAGCGTAACCCGTATTTACATCTCCTTGAAGATTGTATAAACGAATAGCATCTGCCAAAAGGCTACTGGCAGCAACTTCACCGTTATCAATATTTCCTGTTTGAACTTCTTCAAACAAGGCTAGATATCCTTCAGCGGCTTGTACTCTGGTAGAGTCGTTTTCGGCAAGATGATTAATTGATGCTAAGCGAAGGAAGAAACTATAATTGCTAGCTGGATATTTAGTGATGAATTCCTGTTCCAGATTCTTAGCAAGATCTGGGTTGTTCATCATGCTATCTGCCTCCGCTATTTCTATAGCTTGAGAATAACGGGCATATGCGGCATCAATATCGGCATCATTTGCGGCGAGTTCCATCAAAAGATCTATCGCCTGTTGATATGCACCAGCTTTTTTAAAAGCTTCAACTGCTTCGTTCTTCTGCCCCAAAATTTCCAGACCGCGTGAAGGATCCATCTCGGCAGCTAAGCGCAAGCGTTCATTTGCTTCCGTGATGTAGTCACCACTTCCAGATGCAGATTCAAAACTGTTTTGGATCTGGACCAGAATGTCTTGATTAATGCTGGCTTTGTCTTCTTCATTGAGGGCAAGAGGCAGCGCCTGGCGGAACCAGTTTTCAGCATCGGCATATTGCTCCTGTCGGATGCTAATTTCGGCAAGCTTGAGATAGGTCTCCCGCTTGTCAGCATTACTCATTATATCGCTGTTTTCCAAGGCTTGGTTATATAACTGAACCGCTTCAGGATATTTTTGGCGGCCAAATTGGACATCACCCAGAAGCAGGATAATGTCTACCGCTTCAGATAGTCTTGCCGGGGTTGTGAAACGCTCTTGATTAGATACGTACAAAAACCTCTCTGAGCTGTTTTGTAGAAGTGAAAAGGCCTCGTCTAGGTCTGTCGGGCTTCCGGCAGGGGCGATGTATTCTTCATCTTCGAAGGCGGTTCTGGTTCTATCAAAAGCAGTGCGTGAATAGTCCATAGCCAATTTCTCATTTTCATAAAACTGACTATTGTTTGGATATGCATCGTTATAGGCATATAGTCTTTGTATGGCTTCCAGAAAATCTGGTATGCTGCCTGTGCGATCAGCTAAAACTGTATATGCAGTTACAATAAGGCTATCCGTTTCGGTTTTAAATGCCTGATAGTTTTCTTTATGCAAATTTGCAAAACTATCATAACTCTCCATGTGAGTTTCGTATGCCAGCAAGCTCTCACGGTTAATATTGCTGGCAAAAGTGTTATAAAGACGATAGCCGCGCTGAGTATATGCGTTATCGATAATCTCAATCTGCTCGGTGATGTCTTCGTTCTTATTCACGTCAAACCATTGAGACTCGTGATTGTAGTTATTAATAATGCGCTGATATATATTCTGCGTGATTTCGTCTAGATTATCGCCTTCACGCATGGTTTGGTTTGAATTGTGATACAATACCAAGATCGAATCTAGAAGTACAGGATTCTCAAGAGCCAGTGGGGCAGCACTAATCTTGAACTCTAGAAAATCAACAGCTTGTAGCGAAACTCCCATATCAAGCTTTAACTCAGTGGAGCGATTAACTACCTGTTCAATGATCTGCTGATTCGAGTATCCTTCAAATACGCGCTGTAGCTCAGCAACACCACGAGATTGCGATCTATAATCCGTTCCATCCATTGCTATAAGGCAATAGGCTATGTTTTCTACGGCATCAGAACGGTAATCGCTGGCTATCTGAGGATCCGAGATCAATCCGGCATCTGTAGCTAGCAATATCTCCATAAAGTCATTCATAGCAAGTCGCAGATCCTCTATATCCAGACTATTCAATCTAACCCAGCCCCTCTGATACAAAGCGTCATAATAAAGAGGACTCTGTCGATTGTCTACAATCTGGTTAAAGTATTCTATTGCAGTATCTCTGAAGGGGACCGGATCATCCGAATCCGTTGAATAGCTGAAGTTTAGAAGGCCAAGTCGATATACTGCTTCTTCCCACATCTTGGAATCCGGATGGTCGTTAACGATCTCGGTTAAAGCATCATGCGCTTCAGAGAAATTGGACTGGGAATACAAAGCGTTTGCAGGTGGGTTTTCGTTACCTCGCGCTGTATTGCGATAAGCTATCTTGTTATTACTTACCTCAAGGCGCTTAATCTCACTGGTGATAAAGGCTATATTATAAAGAGCAAGATCACGATCTGGTAAATTAGGATCCAACTGTAATGCCATTCGATAGCTATTCAAAGCGGGATTGAGGTCTTGCGGAATGGCATAGTATTGTAATTCCGCCAAACTATAATACAAGTCTGCAGCACTAACCAAAGGCGCTCCACCGGGCTGCTCAATTGAAGTGAAATCTGGATTTGATTCAATGAAAGAGCTAATCTCATTAATTAAATCCAACTGCTCCTGACGCCAATGTTCTCGTTGTGTTTGAACTTCTTCGGAACTCAAGTTAACTTGATTGTCTAAAAAGCTGCTGTATCCTTTTAAAAGATCGCGATACGCCATCTTTAATGTGATATATTCTATGCTGGTAAGAACCTGACTATAGCCGCGAGTAAATACCTGATCGCGGTCTGCAGAATACGCTACATCGCTAATCTCAACTGCAATGCGGGGTCGAATCTCGCCTCTAAGATCGCTATTAATTATCTCTCGAGCTTCAGTAAGCACATAATCTTCCAATTCGTTAGCTGTATCCTCAAGCAAGGCTTTATCTTCTACTAACGCATCATATTCTGCCAAAACCTGAGAAAAATATTGGCTTTCATCACTTTCCAAGCTCTGAACATCAGCCAGATATTTCTGATGCAATACTTCAGCTTCAGATTTTTTTGTTACAGCCCACTGACGCTCACTATTCAAACGTTCAGTATATTCAGGATATTCGCCGCTAGCCAACAGATCGTCAATTTCATCTATTATCTCATCGTATGAGGATATAGTACGCTTGGTTTGAATGACCCTATCCAAATAGAGATCTCCCACATACACATCTGCATTCTGGGGGTCTCTGGCGCTTAGGCTCAAAAAGTTCTGTTGTAAAAGGTTATCAAACTGTTTTAAAAGTCTATCGTAAAAATCTAGATTTTGCTTTACTGATGCTATATTTTTCAAAGCGGGTTGTAAGCGCTCTTCGGTAAGCGTTGAAGTATTGGCATAATCCGCAAGTAATCGCTTAATCTCATCCAGCTTAATCATTTCATCGTTGTGTGCTTCAACTATTGCATCTGCAAACAACATGCCTTCCATACCAATCATCTCGTTATAAATAGCTGTAAGATCAAACTGTATCTGATCTATCTGAGTGCTTAAGTGATTATACTCTGTTTGAGTCGGAGCTTCAAAATAAGTAGCCAAATCTAAATTGTTAATGCGGCTTAAAACCCTTTGCTTAAGTGGAAGAAGTACGTTTAAAACAATATCTCGGTTGTGATTGTAGTTTTCTACAAGGTTAATAATCTCATCGTAGTTGCCGCTATCTGCACTAATATCTGCATATAAATATAGATAGCAGGGGAAATATTGTTCGGTATTGTAGTTTTCGAATACAATATGACTCAAAAAATCTTTTGCTGTTTCACGATCTCCGGCTTGCAGGAAACCTATTAACTTTCGGTATACAACAAGATTTAGCATCTTGCGCGCACCCTGATTAAGGTCTGTTCTTAAAAGAGAGTCAAAGATAGTAATAGCTCTATCGTTTTCTCCGACCCTTGCATACATGTGCCCCAGAAGATACAAAACTTCATTATCGCCAAGATAACTTAATACATTGGTAAATTTTTGTAACTCTTGATCGGCTCGTTGGGGATCCATCTTGATAATAGTGGGTAATTCATCCACTAAAAATTCTTTTGCTGCCGCTCTGATTTCATGTTTCTGAATGCGGATCTCTTCCCGAAGCTGCTCAACTGTCATCTGCTCATCATATTCGTCCATTTGGGCAAATAATGTACTGAGGCAAGCCAGTGCAAAGACAAGGAGCAATAATATTTTATAATACTTTTTCATAACCCCGCTCACTTTAGACTCTCATTAGATTAAAAATATAGCATATTAGAGGCAGTATGCCAGGATGCATCGTCTGCACCCTGGCGAACTGTCATATATAGGAAGTATGAATTCTACATTTCACCGCTATATACTTGGTAATTAGTTCCTGTTTGCCTTCAACTCCTGAATCCAAGAGCGAAGATCATCAAGGGATTTTTGGGCTTTTTCACGTTCCTTACGAAGCTCTTGCAGTTCTTGGAGCAAGTCTCTTACCTCGGGGGAAAGCTGGGCATATGTGGTACCTCCACCAGTACCGGAAAGACCAGGCGTTTCAAGAGTGGTTCCGGGAGTAACAACAGCCACTTCGCCGGGTCTGGTATCAGCATCAGGTGGTATTACAACAACTTCGCCCGAACCCGGTATGGTATCTCCAGTTGGGGGTATTATTACGCCATCTTCGGTTGGAGTTGTACCGGTTTGAACTATGTACGGATCTTCAAGATCGCTATCCATAGCATAACGTCTAAGATCGGGACGGCGTTGCGCTTCGGCATATTTATCGAAAAGATATGATATAGCGAAGGCCACTCTTAAGTTGTCTTCATAGCCGTTATCCTTGGCAAGATCTTCGAGAGCTTGAGCTCCTACCTTGAAACCGAAATTCTTCCAACTGTACTTAATGCCTGCATTAAACTCATGACCGTCAAATTCACCCTGAAGAGCAAGATCTCGTATTGGAGACATCTCCGCAGACATGAATATACCGTTGAATATACGTGAACGGCTTACTTGACCAACAAAACGGTTGGTTCCAAACCCTAAATTGAACATCCAGGGCATACCAAATACTACTGCTTGCTTTGATGCTACGGCATAAGGGGAGTAGTATTCGTAGCCGGATTTATCAGGATGATAATAAAAATCATCGGTAGGAGTAAGCCCACCATCATGAATGCCATGTGTTGTTATGGGAGAAAATATATTATCCATCCCTATTGACACTTGCGGCAGACGGGGTGTCTCCTGCAAAATCTTAAACTTTAAATTCAAAAAATAAACCAAAGGCTCATCTTCAATCTTATCGCCGACAAACATGCCCAGTTCAACACGATCAAAGAGTCCTACGCCTGCCATCATATATGGTACAAAACCATCATATTTTACGGGCTCTGCAACGTCACGATAGTAGCCAGCTAACATAAATTCAGCTGCTCTATGTGGCAAAACATAGGCATCTGGAGTACGCAGCATGCCAAGCGTCTGAAAAGGCGCTGCCTGCAAGAGGCTAAACATCGCTGCAATAACGATTACACTTAAAATAACTTTTTTCATACTTCCCTCCACCTTACGGTGTTGCTTTCTATTCATGTTTCCTTTTTATCGTTGACAAATAATCCGTCAAGTGTTTTCTCGAATTCATGAAGACTATCTCCAATCAAGAATTAGCCAAAATAGGCGAAGATATTGCCGCCTCGTATCTCACAAATGGCGGCTATAAGGTACTTTGCAGAAACTTCCAGACCAAGCAAGGAGAAGTTGATATAATTGTAGAAAAACATCAACAAATTATTTTTGTGGAAGTTAAAACAAGATCCTATCACTCTATACAAAGTGCCGTAGACAATGTAAACTACAAAAAACAGCTTCACATTACAAAAACCGCACAAGTATATTGTAAACAAAATCCCCAATTTGACAAGTATAATACTCGCTTTGATGTAATTATTGTTCTATATGATTCTTATAATGACTCTTACAGTATTAAACATTTGCCCGATGCTTTTCTGCCCATAGCAGACGAACCTTATTGATATTTCCGTATTGTTTTTTATGGGCACTGAACAATATAGAGTAAGGGACAAAACCCCTTTAGTAGAGTGGTGGGTAGAAAGCAATAGAAAAAAAATTCACCATACTTCAAGTTAGAGCGCATTTTCCTTTGTTTATTTGTATGTGGGGACGGTCTATTGTTGTGTCTATAACCCTTGGCAAGGCGCATTAAATCCACTTTATTTCCATATTGCATTAGGCTGTCGTTACCCAGAGTTCAAACAATGATCATCGTATGCAGGCAGGAGTATCTCTGAGTAAACCATTGCTAATGGTGGCTTAACCCGTTGGGGGTCATTTGGGGAAATAAACTGTAAAAGTCAGTTGAATAACCGGGGCACAAAGAAAAGTCCCATACTACAAGGATAGTGGGTGGGCACAGCTACGATCAGAAAAACCCAGCAAACCGATATTTCGTGCATAGAAATCTGCCATCCATGAATGTGCAACGGTCTTTGTAAACACTAAAACGGATAGTAGATAATTGCAGAATGGAGCATTGTTTTATAGAGAAAGCAATTTTGCTAAACAATTGATCTGCTTATGTATTTCAATTCAAGGGCAGGGGTTTGAGGGATTAATTGCGCAACAGGCTGCTATCAAAATCTGAGCCTAAGAATCTCATCCAATCTGGATTGGATTGCTCCATATCGTCTCCGGAAGCGTAAATCAATCTATAGTTATTATTCATCTGAATATCTATAAACACATAAACTGCCCGATTGCCGGAAGAGTATTTCCAGATCTGATAATCTTTACGCACAAATCTACTTTCGTCGGAACTGGTTCCTCTTTCGATATCTGATGGAGCACCGTTGCGGATATATATGCGTCCCATATCAGTTGTCCAACCTGGTTTAAGTGAGGAGTAATATCTATTGCTATGTTCCACGCGTTCATGCACCAGATCAATAATGTTTTGCTCACTCATTCCGGTGCTAAGCGCCATGCTTTTCCAGAAGTTTGTTATATGTCTGCGCTTAGCTTCTTCATTCATAGAATCCCAGTTTGCAGGAGTGCGGCTGGCCATAAAATATCGCATTAGGCCATATTCATCTTCGGGATCTGGAAACAAACTTAGCATTAGCTCCACAGCTTCCGAGAGGACAAAATCAAAATTCCGAGTGTCGGTTAATTCTTCAGCCTGAAGGATTATTTCTCCCCTATATTTTCCCGCTTCCAAATTGGATAGAGGAATTCTGAGCGTAAGAACTTCGATGCTCTTTTGCGGAGTGAAATCCAGGTATTCATCCATAATCAGTTCACCGTTTTGCTCTAAATTAAGCATTAATAACTGTGGTGTATTCAATTCCGTTTCTGGTGTATAAACTTCCAGATACAGATGAGCGTATTCATGATACTCACGATTAAGAATAATGGAAGGTAAAGATTCGTAGGTAAATCCATTACGCCTAAACTTCTGCAAGTAAGCGCTACTATCTGGATACACCTGAGCATTCAATTCCACGTCGCTGATTCGTGAATTGGCATCTAAAGTGGCTATAGGAAAAGACCAGTTAAATTCCTTATTGCTGTTTAGGTCTTTTGCAGTAAAATTTAAATTATAATTTTGCGGGCTTAAGATAAAGTTCATGCGGTTTAAATAGCTCTTTTGAGTGGATAAAGCGTCATATTTGCTGCGTATCCCAATATTATCGGTAATACTTTGGACAAAAAGTACGGAATCGCGATTTGAGATCTGAACCTGAATGTCTACTTCGGCAAAATAAGCCCCATTTTGTGCCAAAAAAACTAAGGAGCGATATGGAATTTGATAATCCAAAAGCAGCACGGTGTCTTTATCTGAAGTTAAAAAGCGGTTGTAATCTATGTGCATGTGTATTTGCTCGGTAGCGTAGGCTCCCAGAGAACAAAGCACATAAAAGCTTAGTGCCAAAATCCTTTTAATAATCGATATATTCATCTTCTTTGTTCCTCAATGTATACTGCCCAAAACCACGTTCATCAGTAAAGATAAAGCTTCGGTTAAAGCGAAAGTAATGCCAAGTTATACTGGATGGTTTGCCAATTGGGAAGGCATCGCCAACAATCTGATCGGGATCGCCAAATTTAATATAGATTCTGCCGCGGTCAGATTTCCATCCTGGCATTCGTTTATGGATTGTGAATTGTTCATCTGCTTGCAATATTCGGTGATAAAAGAATTCTCGGTTTTCGTTGCGTAAAGTGCCGGGACTAGGATCGTTTGCCTGCCAAAAGCTTTCAATGGCATCGTGATACTTACTTTCAGGAATTTTTCGTAGTACCTTCCATTCATTTTGATTGGCGATATAGCGCAATTGTTCAAGCTGGTCTTTAGGCGAGTAGCGCTGATTATAAGAAAACCATGCCTGGTATATAAGTGGCTCCAATTTATAACGGATATTCATCTCATCAACAAATATTACCAAAGTAGAGATGCTATCTTGAGGGGCAATTTCTTTCAAGTTGAGCTCAAATGGGCTGGTAGGATTCTTAAAATCATGTTTTATGCCGTCTAGAACAAGGCTCAGATTTCCGGCACCAATGGCAAAGCGATGGCGTAAGGTTAAACTATCCAATTGTTTAAGATCCATACTTTCCGGAATATAATCAAAGCCTTCTCTGCAAGCAATAATGTAGGCTTGCCCCAATTCTGTAGAAACGCTACCCACATTGAACTTGCGACTATAATTCTGCTTATCACCCAATTTCTTGTTTCTTAAACTAATGCTAATACTGTGCGATCCTGTAGAGAGCTGATATGTTTGGGTAATAGGGATGGCAGTTCCCTTTAGCCA contains the following coding sequences:
- a CDS encoding tetratricopeptide repeat protein encodes the protein MKKYYKILLLLVFALACLSTLFAQMDEYDEQMTVEQLREEIRIQKHEIRAAAKEFLVDELPTIIKMDPQRADQELQKFTNVLSYLGDNEVLYLLGHMYARVGENDRAITIFDSLLRTDLNQGARKMLNLVVYRKLIGFLQAGDRETAKDFLSHIVFENYNTEQYFPCYLYLYADISADSGNYDEIINLVENYNHNRDIVLNVLLPLKQRVLSRINNLDLATYFEAPTQTEYNHLSTQIDQIQFDLTAIYNEMIGMEGMLFADAIVEAHNDEMIKLDEIKRLLADYANTSTLTEERLQPALKNIASVKQNLDFYDRLLKQFDNLLQQNFLSLSARDPQNADVYVGDLYLDRVIQTKRTISSYDEIIDEIDDLLASGEYPEYTERLNSERQWAVTKKSEAEVLHQKYLADVQSLESDESQYFSQVLAEYDALVEDKALLEDTANELEDYVLTEAREIINSDLRGEIRPRIAVEISDVAYSADRDQVFTRGYSQVLTSIEYITLKMAYRDLLKGYSSFLDNQVNLSSEEVQTQREHWRQEQLDLINEISSFIESNPDFTSIEQPGGAPLVSAADLYYSLAELQYYAIPQDLNPALNSYRMALQLDPNLPDRDLALYNIAFITSEIKRLEVSNNKIAYRNTARGNENPPANALYSQSNFSEAHDALTEIVNDHPDSKMWEEAVYRLGLLNFSYSTDSDDPVPFRDTAIEYFNQIVDNRQSPLYYDALYQRGWVRLNSLDIEDLRLAMNDFMEILLATDAGLISDPQIASDYRSDAVENIAYCLIAMDGTDYRSQSRGVAELQRVFEGYSNQQIIEQVVNRSTELKLDMGVSLQAVDFLEFKISAAPLALENPVLLDSILVLYHNSNQTMREGDNLDEITQNIYQRIINNYNHESQWFDVNKNEDITEQIEIIDNAYTQRGYRLYNTFASNINRESLLAYETHMESYDSFANLHKENYQAFKTETDSLIVTAYTVLADRTGSIPDFLEAIQRLYAYNDAYPNNSQFYENEKLAMDYSRTAFDRTRTAFEDEEYIAPAGSPTDLDEAFSLLQNSSERFLYVSNQERFTTPARLSEAVDIILLLGDVQFGRQKYPEAVQLYNQALENSDIMSNADKRETYLKLAEISIRQEQYADAENWFRQALPLALNEEDKASINQDILVQIQNSFESASGSGDYITEANERLRLAAEMDPSRGLEILGQKNEAVEAFKKAGAYQQAIDLLMELAANDADIDAAYARYSQAIEIAEADSMMNNPDLAKNLEQEFITKYPASNYSFFLRLASINHLAENDSTRVQAAEGYLALFEEVQTGNIDNGEVAASSLLADAIRLYNLQGDVNTGYALMNRFIATYPDHSDTVPYMEYMAKGYYDRNETEEYNRIARDIYLKDSTKSSYYQNVALTELGSIANEFDTAYLNGDYEGALAARDRYLSVESAYKKEGLSFGEEIYTVFNNVQREYDDIQKRIAFLESYDSRLNALERSAIFTQTPAQQIRVNSLTKWDVNLGGGDRRIPKYKDTIEAEVSKVRNLMREAAESGYAIDNERQIDAYTLISKIYNRGAEVVGTQIRTFFQITEQGQYYTSQWGTDAENQLNGFVAQETQDYIINSLIWNNQIYTQYHLAGYQSDATHAAKAALEEYNQSIDYRSMDLTLDNNWQQSLEPGGSDLSISQIQSPKGQALGNTMIPANTTLRIEREFNLDLEPNFAYLHVVFPLDMEVKLNGSLVNSSWVAVDSLDASKPITTRYSYLIPGELFTQGNNVIEVSMGNTSSNAMQAALALQMMTSLQRIRENIPPEQKNLFTNQGWRVINVDPETGEESSDYASEASEWNITWENLADMEQSAARPIWVSELDGPVNNLILETEFIMDSEFKQGKIEFIAPETVSVFLNGSEIGNAIFDYDPDPLTIYKGEILIPAQNVVTGRNILRFEISNSSIYRGFLAKISYAQAGKEEIR
- a CDS encoding YraN family protein, encoding MKTISNQELAKIGEDIAASYLTNGGYKVLCRNFQTKQGEVDIIVEKHQQIIFVEVKTRSYHSIQSAVDNVNYKKQLHITKTAQVYCKQNPQFDKYNTRFDVIIVLYDSYNDSYSIKHLPDAFLPIADEPY
- a CDS encoding GWxTD domain-containing protein, which encodes MNISIIKRILALSFYVLCSLGAYATEQIHMHIDYNRFLTSDKDTVLLLDYQIPYRSLVFLAQNGAYFAEVDIQVQISNRDSVLFVQSITDNIGIRSKYDALSTQKSYLNRMNFILSPQNYNLNFTAKDLNSNKEFNWSFPIATLDANSRISDVELNAQVYPDSSAYLQKFRRNGFTYESLPSIILNREYHEYAHLYLEVYTPETELNTPQLLMLNLEQNGELIMDEYLDFTPQKSIEVLTLRIPLSNLEAGKYRGEIILQAEELTDTRNFDFVLSEAVELMLSLFPDPEDEYGLMRYFMASRTPANWDSMNEEAKRRHITNFWKSMALSTGMSEQNIIDLVHERVEHSNRYYSSLKPGWTTDMGRIYIRNGAPSDIERGTSSDESRFVRKDYQIWKYSSGNRAVYVFIDIQMNNNYRLIYASGDDMEQSNPDWMRFLGSDFDSSLLRN